The proteins below come from a single Vitis vinifera cultivar Pinot Noir 40024 chromosome 9, ASM3070453v1 genomic window:
- the LOC100244686 gene encoding nuclear pore complex protein NUP35, protein MSTTVQRTPRSGRQSLFFQDLASPVSSRRGKFTSSGQAAAVSALWHDNFAGSDLPPPPMYTLEDRSDFSPESGILDYPVSPEIKSDLRTPVHGSGRDFLTPVKGKSEASTSSASLSWWSPAKSGGDQEEKGKGSPVEGVVQPGALITLPPPREVARPEMQRNCLPAGNLDEEEWVTVYGFSPGDTNLVLREFEKCGVILKHVPGPRDANWIHILYQNRSDAQKALSKNGMQINGVLIVGVKPLDPMQRQALNERLNNQGFMTLPPPASSRSLESNPLRVSPRPYYLQNGSNARQSSGAIASPAKSVVSKIMDLMFGV, encoded by the exons GTTTCTTCCAGGAGAGGAAAATTCACAAGTTCAGGTCAGGCAGCAGCAGTATCGGCACTATGGCATGACAATTTTGCGGGTTCAGATCTTCCACCCCCTCCTATGTATACCTTGGAAGACCGCTCAGATTTTTCTCCTGAATCTGGAATTCTGGATTACCCAGTATCCCCTGAAATCAAGTCAGACTTGAGGACTCCTGTTCATGGTTCTGGTCGGGATTTTTTAACTCCAGTAAAAGGCAAATCTGAGGCAAGCACTTCTTCAGCAAGTTTGAGCTGGTGGTCCCCTGCTAAGTCTGGTGGTGATcaagaagagaaaggaaaggGTTCTCCTGTAGAGGGTGTGGTTCAGCCTGGTGCTTTAATAACGCTTCCACCCCCGAGGGAAGTTGCAAGGCCTGAGATGCAGAGGAATTGCTTACCTGCAGGGAATCTTGATGAGGAAGAATGGGTTACTGTTTATGg ATTTTCCCCAGGGGATACTAATTTAGTTCTGCGAGAGTTTGAAAAGTGCGGTGTGATTTTGAAACATGTGCCAGGCCCACGAGATGCTAATTGGATACACATTTTATATCAG AATCGATCTGATGCTCAGAAAGCTCTCAGCAAGAATGGGATGCAAATAAATGGAGTTCTTATTGTGGGCGTGAAACCATTGGATCCAATGCAGCGCCAGGCTCTGAATGAAAGGCTTAACAATCAAGGATTTATGACTTTACCCCCTCCAGCATCCAGTAGAAGCTTGGAGTCAAACCCTTTGAGAGTCTCTCCTCGCCCttattatcttcaaaatggAAGTAATGCCCGACAGTCATCTGGTGCCATTGCTTCTCCAGCAAAATCAGTGGTGTCAAAGATCATGGATTTGATGTTTGGTGTGTAG